A section of the Saccopteryx leptura isolate mSacLep1 chromosome 4, mSacLep1_pri_phased_curated, whole genome shotgun sequence genome encodes:
- the NPRL3 gene encoding GATOR1 complex protein NPRL3 isoform X6, with the protein MCGQKFELKIDNVRFVGHPTLLQHALGQVSKTDPSPKREAPTMILFNVVFALRANADPSVISCLHNLSRRIATVLQHEERRCQYLTREAKLILALQDEVSAMADANDGPQSPFHHILPKCKLARDLKEAYDSLCTSGVVRLHINSWLEVSFCLPHKIHYAAASLIPPEAIERSLKAIRPYHALLLLSDEKALLAELPLDCSPALVRVIKTTSAVKNLQQLAQDADLALLQVFQLAAHLVYWGKAIIIYPLCENNVYMLSPNASVCLYSPLAEQFSLQFPSHDLPSVLAKFSLPVSLSEFRNPLAPPVQEVIHAHGTPLFPCLTQLIQMVVWMLQHRLLVQLHTYVCLMASPSQDEPRPREDEVPFTTRVGGRSLSTPNALSFGSPTSSDDMTLTSPSMDTSSAELLPSGDSPLNRRMTESLLASLSEHERAAILSVPAAQNPEDLRMFARLLQYFRGRHHLEEIMYNENTRRSQLLMLFDKFRSVLVVATHEDPVIAVFQALLT; encoded by the exons ATGTGTGGCCAAAAATTTGAACTGAAGATTGATAACGTGCGTTTTGTTGGGCACCCGACGCTCCTGCAGCATGCGCTGGGGCAG GTTTCCAAAACAGACCCGTCCCCGAAGAGGGAAGCGCCCACCATGATTCTTTTCAATGTGGTGTTCGCTCTGAGG GCCAACGCCGACCCCTCGGTGATCAGCTGCCTGCACAACCTGTCCCGCCGCATCGCCACGGTGCTGCAGCACGAGGAGCGCCGCTGCCAGTACCTCACCCGGGAGGCCAAGCTCATCCTCGCGCTGCAGGACGAGGTGTCCGCCATGGCCGACG CAAATGATGGTCCTCAGTCCCCGTTCCATCACATCCTGCCCAAGTGCAAGCTGGCCAGGGACCTCAAGGAAGCCTACGACAG CTTGTGTACGTCTGGCGTGGTGCGGCTGCACATCAACAGCTGGCTGGAGGTGAGCTTCTGCCTGCCGCACAAGATCCACTACGCTGCTGCCAGCCTCATCCCCCCCGAGGCCATCGAGCGGAGCCTGAAGGCCATCCG CCCGTACCACGCCCTGCTGCTGCTCAGTGACGAGAAGGCCCTGCTGGCTGAGCTGCCGCTCGACTGCTCCCCGGCCCTGGTGCGCGTGATCAAGACCACGTCTGCCGTGAAGAACCTGCAGCAGCTGGCCCAGGACGCGGACCTGGCCTTGCTGCAG GTCTTCCAGCTTGCGGCTCACCTAGTGTACTGGGGCAAGGCCATCATCATCTACCCGCTGTGCGAGAACAACGTCTACATGCTCTCTCCCAATGCCAGCGTGTGTCT GTACTCCCCGCTGGCGGAGCAGTTCTCACTCCAGTTCCCGTCGCATGACCTGCCATCTGTCCTCGCCAAGTTCTCCTTACCCGTCTCCTTGTCCGAGTTCAGGAACCCCCTCGCACCCCCTGTGCAAGAG GTCATACATGCCCATGGTACACCCCTATTTCCATGCCTG ACCCAGCTCATCCAGATGGTGGTGTGGATGCTGCAGCACAGGCTGCTGGTCCAGCTGCACACCTACGTCTGCCTGATGGCCTCGCCCAGCCAGGACGAGCCCCGCCCACGGGAGGACGAGGTCCCCTTCACCACCAGGGTCGGCGGCCGCAGCCTCAGCACCCCCAATGCCCTCAGCTTCGGCTCCCCAA CCAGCAGCGACGACATGACCCTGACCAGCCCCAGCATGGACACCTCCAGTGCAGAGCTGCTCCCCAGTGGGGACTCGCCGCTCAACAGGCGGATGACAGAGAGCCTGCTGGCCAGCCTGTCGGAGCACGAGCGGGCGGCCATCCTCAGCGTGCCCGCGGCCCAGAACCCCGAGGACCTCCGCATGTTTGCCAG GCTGCTGCAGTATTTCCGGGGCCGCCACCACCTGGAGGAGATCATGTACAATGAGAACACCAGGCGCTCCCAGCTGCTCATGCTCTTCGACAAGTTCCGCAGCGTGCTGGTGGTGGCCACCCACGAAGACCCCGTCATCGCCGTCTTCCAGGCACTGCTTACGTGA
- the MPG gene encoding DNA-3-methyladenine glycosylase, translated as MPVRGGTQLSRKLGQRKQRPLETEQHQSLPDEAHTPFPKVPRRGQPTTLSPQRSIYFSSPKDHAARLGLDFFDQPAIPLAQAFLGQVLVRQLDDGTELRGRIVETEAYLGPEDEAAHSRGGRQTPRNRGMFMKPGTLYVYLIYGMYFCMNVSSQGDGACVLLRALEPLGGLETMRQLRSTYRKGKTSRALKDRELCSGPSKLCQALAIDKSFDQRDLTKDKAVWLEHSPSWPRESAVVAAARVGIGSAGEWAQKPLRFYVQGSPWVSVVDRVAEQDARV; from the exons ATGCCGGTGCGTGGCGGGACCCAG CTTTCCCGCAAACTGGGGCAAAGAAAGCAGCGACCTTTGGAGACAGAGCAGCATCAGAGCCTACCAGATGAAGCCCACACACCTTTCCCCAAGGTGCCCCGCCGGGGTCAGCCCACGACCCTGAGCCCCCAGCGCAGTATCTATTTCTCAAGCCCAAAGGATCACGCTGCTCGACTGGGATTAGACTTTTTCGACCAGCCTGCAATCCCCCTGGCCCAGGCGTTTCTGGGACAG GTCTTGGTCCGGCAACTGGACGACGGCACAGAGCTCCGTGGCCGCATTGTGGAGACTGAGGCATACTTGGGGCCGGAGGATGAAGCTGCCCACTCGAGGGGTGGCCGGCAGACCCCCCGCAACCGTGGGATGTTCATGAAGCCGGGGACCCTGTACGTGTACCTCATCTATGGCATGTACTTCTGCATGAATGTCTCCAGCCAAG GGGACGGCGCGTGTGTCCTGCTCCGAGCGCTGGAGCCCCTGGGGGGCCTGGAGACCATGCGGCAGCTTCGCAGCACCTACCGGAAAGGCAAGACCAGCCGAGCCCTCAAAGACCGTGAGCTCTGCAGTGGCCCCTCCAAgctctgccaggccctggccattgACAAGAGCTTTGACCAGCGGGACCTGACCAAGGACAAGGCCGTGTGGCTAGAGCACAGCCCCTCGTGGCCCAGGGAGTCGGCTGTGGTGGCCGCAGCCCGAGTGGGCATTGGCAGCGCAGGAGAGTGGGCCCAGAAGCCTCTGCGCTTCTATGTCCAGGGCAGCCCCTGGGTCAGTGTGGTAGACAGAGTGGCCGAGCAGGACGCACGGGTCTGA